One genomic window of Evansella cellulosilytica DSM 2522 includes the following:
- a CDS encoding DUF5590 domain-containing protein gives MVKKLIIIFVIILSIASVIFTYLLYSSITSPLEERQLNAQQYVLANTTIAEINNIDYYHGRRSFQVMEGIDEEGTEVYIWFEELLENDNEENSEDIEPQLVIKNQSDGLSKDHIRDIVHSRLNVKKIKDINLGIIGNTPVYEVIYVDDMDRHSFYYVTFEDGTYIRHYQFKKPS, from the coding sequence ATGGTAAAAAAATTAATCATTATATTTGTAATTATCTTAAGTATAGCTTCTGTCATTTTTACTTATCTTTTATACAGTTCAATCACATCACCATTGGAAGAAAGACAATTGAATGCGCAACAATATGTTCTTGCAAATACAACTATTGCTGAAATTAACAACATTGACTACTACCATGGCAGAAGGTCGTTTCAAGTAATGGAAGGTATTGATGAAGAAGGAACGGAAGTATATATTTGGTTCGAAGAGTTATTAGAAAATGATAATGAGGAAAACAGTGAGGATATAGAACCGCAATTGGTGATCAAAAATCAAAGCGATGGTTTATCGAAGGATCATATTCGTGATATTGTACATTCACGATTGAATGTAAAGAAAATAAAGGATATTAATTTAGGCATCATTGGAAATACACCAGTTTATGAAGTGATTTATGTCGATGATATGGATAGGCATTCTTTTTATTACGTTACATTTGAAGATGGTACTTATATAAGGCACTATCAATTTAAAAAGCCGTCTTAA
- the asnS gene encoding asparagine--tRNA ligase, protein MKTTIAKIGNHVEQSVTIGAWLANKRSSGKIAFLQLRDGTGFIQGVVVKAEVEESVFQLAKELTQESSIYVTGIVREDKRAPSGYELTVQEIQVIHEAKDYPITPKEHGTEFLMDHRHLWLRSKRQHAIMRVRNEIIRATYEFFNEQGFSKVDPPILTGSSAEGTTNLFHTKYFDEDAYLSQSGQLYMEAAAMALGKVFSFGPTFRAEKSKTRRHLIEFWMIEPEMAFMDHEDSLVVQEQYVSHVVQAVLANCKQELQALERDTSKLENIVAPFPRITYDEAIDMLKKEGHEIEWGEDFGAPHETAIAEKYDKPVFITHYPAEIKAFYMKPDPNREEVVLCADLIAPEGYGEIIGGSQRIDDEDLLKQRYDEHNLSEESYQWYLDLRKYGSVPHSGFGLGLERTVAWMCGVEHVRETIPFPRLLNRLYP, encoded by the coding sequence GTGAAAACAACTATTGCAAAAATAGGAAACCATGTTGAGCAATCAGTAACGATTGGTGCTTGGTTAGCGAATAAACGTTCAAGCGGAAAGATCGCTTTTCTTCAATTAAGAGATGGTACTGGTTTTATTCAAGGTGTTGTAGTTAAAGCCGAAGTAGAGGAATCAGTGTTTCAACTTGCTAAGGAGCTAACACAAGAGAGTTCTATTTATGTAACTGGTATTGTGAGAGAAGATAAACGAGCTCCTTCTGGGTATGAACTTACTGTACAAGAAATTCAAGTAATTCATGAGGCGAAGGATTACCCAATAACACCAAAAGAGCACGGTACAGAGTTTTTGATGGATCACCGTCATTTATGGCTTCGTTCAAAGCGACAACACGCTATTATGCGAGTTCGTAATGAAATAATTAGAGCTACGTATGAATTTTTTAATGAGCAAGGTTTTTCGAAAGTAGACCCACCAATTCTAACTGGAAGTTCAGCAGAAGGTACAACAAATTTATTCCACACGAAGTATTTTGATGAGGATGCTTATTTATCTCAAAGTGGTCAACTTTATATGGAGGCTGCTGCAATGGCGTTAGGAAAAGTCTTTTCTTTCGGTCCAACTTTTCGAGCAGAAAAATCAAAAACGAGACGACATCTTATTGAGTTTTGGATGATTGAGCCTGAAATGGCTTTTATGGATCATGAGGATAGCTTAGTCGTTCAAGAACAATATGTTTCACACGTTGTACAAGCTGTATTAGCAAATTGTAAACAAGAACTACAAGCATTAGAAAGAGATACTTCTAAGCTAGAAAACATAGTAGCTCCTTTCCCAAGAATAACGTATGATGAAGCAATTGATATGTTAAAGAAAGAGGGACATGAAATAGAGTGGGGAGAAGACTTCGGTGCACCTCATGAAACGGCGATAGCAGAAAAGTATGATAAGCCTGTTTTCATTACGCACTATCCTGCTGAAATCAAAGCTTTTTACATGAAGCCTGACCCTAATCGTGAAGAAGTTGTATTATGTGCGGATTTAATCGCACCTGAAGGATACGGAGAAATTATAGGTGGCTCACAAAGAATAGATGATGAGGATTTGCTAAAACAAAGATATGATGAACATAATCTTTCAGAAGAATCCTATCAATGGTATCTGGATTTAAGAAAGTACGGATCTGTTCCACATTCTGGTTTTGGATTAGGCCTAGAAAGAACGGTTGCTTGGATGTGTGGAGTCGAACATGTAAGAGAAACAATTCCATTTCCTAGACTATTAAACCGTTTATATCCATAA
- a CDS encoding DnaD domain-containing protein, which produces MNENKEIIINQLIDEPLTIPSVLIKNYAKLGLTEGQLVLLLHLRKYMQEGNSFPTPQDLESRMTISADDCTALLKELLKRGFITIEENHDTDGKLAEIISIKPTYEKLAVFINNEMVGSKKQTKQFEEGQLYRRFEEEFSRPITPMELEMISMWLDEDKHAPQMIEAALREAVVSSKLNFRYIDRILYDWKKNGVRTLSQAKQHGEKIRQHHSSPKQSTTQKTRHPHYNWLQS; this is translated from the coding sequence ATGAACGAAAATAAAGAAATAATAATAAACCAACTAATAGATGAACCACTAACCATTCCGTCGGTACTTATCAAAAATTATGCAAAACTAGGTTTAACAGAAGGCCAATTAGTTTTATTATTGCACTTGAGAAAATATATGCAAGAAGGCAATTCCTTTCCAACGCCACAAGATTTAGAATCAAGAATGACGATAAGTGCCGATGACTGTACTGCACTGTTAAAAGAACTGTTAAAAAGAGGCTTTATCACAATTGAAGAAAATCATGATACAGACGGAAAATTAGCTGAAATTATTTCTATTAAGCCTACTTATGAAAAACTAGCAGTTTTTATTAATAATGAAATGGTTGGATCAAAGAAACAAACGAAACAGTTCGAAGAAGGCCAGTTATATCGCCGGTTTGAAGAAGAGTTTTCTCGTCCTATAACACCAATGGAATTGGAAATGATATCAATGTGGCTAGATGAAGATAAACATGCTCCTCAAATGATTGAAGCTGCCCTTCGGGAAGCAGTTGTTTCTTCAAAGTTGAATTTCAGGTATATTGACAGAATTTTGTACGATTGGAAAAAGAATGGTGTGAGGACTTTAAGTCAAGCAAAACAGCATGGGGAAAAAATTAGGCAGCATCATTCTTCGCCAAAACAAAGTACTACACAGAAAACACGCCATCCGCATTATAACTGGCTACAAAGTTAA
- the nth gene encoding endonuclease III, translating into MLTRKDIINIFNTIGDMFPDAECELTHANPFELTIAVLLSAQCTDALVNKVTPKLFEKYKTPDDYIQAPLDELENDIRSIGLFRSKAKNIKKLCQSLIEDYNGEIPKEKSELVKLAGVGRKTANVVASVAFNEPAIAVDTHVERVSKRLGICRWKDSVLEVEKTLMKKLPKEEWSVSHHRLIFFGRYHCKAQSPRCNECPLLSLCREGKKRMRKRGVIVSE; encoded by the coding sequence ATGTTAACAAGAAAAGATATAATAAATATTTTTAACACAATAGGGGATATGTTTCCAGATGCTGAGTGTGAATTGACGCATGCTAATCCGTTCGAATTGACTATTGCAGTATTATTATCTGCACAATGTACAGATGCTCTTGTAAATAAAGTTACCCCGAAACTGTTTGAGAAATATAAGACACCTGATGATTATATACAAGCGCCTTTGGATGAACTTGAAAATGATATAAGGTCAATTGGATTATTCAGAAGTAAAGCTAAAAATATTAAGAAACTTTGCCAATCTCTCATTGAAGATTATAATGGAGAAATCCCAAAAGAAAAAAGTGAATTGGTTAAGCTTGCTGGTGTAGGGAGAAAGACAGCAAATGTAGTAGCGTCAGTAGCCTTTAACGAGCCTGCAATTGCTGTTGATACGCACGTAGAGCGTGTTAGTAAGCGATTAGGTATTTGTCGATGGAAGGACTCTGTATTAGAAGTGGAAAAAACATTAATGAAAAAACTTCCTAAAGAGGAATGGTCGGTATCACATCATCGTCTCATTTTTTTCGGAAGGTACCATTGTAAAGCACAATCACCACGTTGCAATGAATGTCCATTGTTATCCCTTTGTAGGGAAGGGAAAAAAAGAATGAGGAAGCGTGGGGTTATTGTTAGTGAATAA
- a CDS encoding YpoC family protein, which produces MNKKLWKVPEAFVLSPFYGKGAEITISNDVDFVQGDLFHYDIRLALNCANNTEQPWDNLQTLILKVKNLWLNEGLPTLTQCFHERNRNKARPYMLYYLSLYIQTMIWLQERPVYTLNAIQEQLNHLPYAPMNIRERISFILNSPDHYHSFITLKQLFEESHKKWTIYLMKKN; this is translated from the coding sequence GTGAATAAAAAACTATGGAAAGTTCCGGAAGCTTTTGTTCTATCACCTTTTTATGGAAAAGGTGCGGAAATAACAATTTCGAATGATGTGGATTTTGTACAGGGTGATTTATTTCATTATGATATTAGATTAGCATTAAATTGTGCTAACAATACTGAACAACCTTGGGACAACCTTCAGACGTTAATTTTGAAAGTGAAAAATTTGTGGTTAAATGAAGGACTACCTACCCTTACACAATGTTTTCATGAACGAAATAGAAATAAAGCTCGGCCATATATGTTGTATTACTTAAGTTTATATATTCAGACAATGATATGGTTGCAGGAAAGACCAGTTTATACTTTAAATGCTATACAAGAACAATTAAATCATTTACCTTATGCACCTATGAATATTCGTGAACGAATATCATTTATTTTAAACTCACCGGACCATTATCATTCCTTTATTACTTTAAAACAATTATTTGAAGAGTCTCATAAAAAGTGGACTATATACTTGATGAAAAAAAATTAG